The following proteins are encoded in a genomic region of Saccharopolyspora antimicrobica:
- a CDS encoding cold-shock protein, which yields MPTGRVKWFDADKGFGFLTQDGGEDVYVRASALPSDVDALKTGQRVDFDMAQGRRGPQALKVKLLDPLPSVAEARRRPADELHGMVEDMIKLLELKIQPDLRRGRYPDRKVAKRIGEVVRAVARELDPGS from the coding sequence GTGCCGACCGGCAGGGTCAAGTGGTTCGACGCGGACAAGGGCTTCGGCTTCCTGACCCAGGACGGTGGGGAGGACGTCTACGTGCGCGCCTCCGCACTGCCCTCCGACGTGGATGCGCTCAAGACCGGCCAGCGCGTCGACTTCGACATGGCGCAGGGCCGCCGCGGTCCGCAGGCGCTGAAGGTCAAGCTGCTGGACCCGCTGCCCTCGGTCGCCGAGGCCCGCCGACGTCCCGCCGACGAGCTGCACGGCATGGTCGAGGACATGATCAAGCTGCTGGAGCTGAAGATCCAGCCCGACCTGCGCCGCGGTCGCTACCCGGACCGCAAGGTCGCCAAGCGCATCGGTGAGGTCGTGCGCGCGGTCGCCCGCGAGCTGGACCCGGGCAGCTGA
- a CDS encoding serine hydrolase, producing the protein MIIALAAAIGLAATPSAQADPAIDDYLTSALETTGLPGFSVVVTKGDQVVHAAGYGHDSEGRPMTADTPMRVASVSKSFTAMAVMTLVDSGRIALDRPVAEQLPGFSMADPRAAQVTVRQLLNQTSGFSDTTIDINALEEAGSLADYTARLSTGSLAADPGTHWEYCNVNYDLAGRLVEVVSGQPFGDYLREHVFGPLGMRTSASRVDEVRPADGYVSLFGAWIPRAEMPGFHDDSGGGGVITTAADMGKWLISQNGAGQQLVTPDSLRLMHSPSAVNDYGMGWGVEHPEGGPEMLMHAGNLFTYNAMQAIVPETGYGFAVMTNGASLHESSYDILMGLVALSEGKTPPELSNGRQQNELVLGAISLVAVGLGVLGAVRSRRWAAKRAGRSGWLIGLRVVPLLIPLAIFVAYPDLVSFISNGRTVTWSQMTYFPLPLTVTLLIAALAGVSTVAFRLVRLRSARAAGRVADAL; encoded by the coding sequence ATGATCATCGCACTCGCGGCGGCCATCGGGCTGGCCGCGACGCCGTCCGCGCAGGCCGATCCGGCCATCGACGACTACCTGACCAGCGCGCTGGAAACCACCGGGCTGCCGGGGTTCTCGGTCGTGGTGACCAAGGGCGACCAGGTGGTGCACGCCGCGGGCTACGGCCACGACTCCGAAGGCCGGCCGATGACCGCGGACACCCCGATGCGGGTGGCCTCGGTCAGCAAGTCGTTCACCGCGATGGCGGTCATGACGCTGGTGGACTCGGGCCGGATCGCGCTGGACCGGCCGGTCGCCGAGCAGCTGCCGGGCTTCTCGATGGCGGATCCGCGCGCGGCGCAGGTCACCGTCCGGCAGCTGCTGAACCAGACCTCCGGCTTCTCCGACACCACCATCGACATCAACGCGCTGGAAGAGGCCGGTTCGCTGGCCGACTACACCGCTCGCCTGAGCACCGGCTCGCTGGCCGCCGACCCGGGGACGCACTGGGAGTACTGCAACGTCAACTACGACCTCGCGGGCCGGCTGGTCGAGGTGGTCAGCGGGCAGCCGTTCGGCGACTACCTCCGCGAGCACGTGTTCGGCCCGCTCGGGATGCGCACCAGTGCGAGCCGCGTCGATGAAGTGCGCCCCGCTGACGGCTACGTCTCGCTGTTCGGCGCGTGGATTCCCCGTGCCGAGATGCCGGGCTTCCACGACGACAGCGGTGGCGGCGGCGTCATCACCACCGCCGCGGACATGGGCAAGTGGCTGATCTCGCAGAACGGCGCAGGTCAGCAGCTCGTCACCCCGGACAGCCTCCGGCTCATGCACAGCCCGTCGGCGGTGAACGACTACGGCATGGGCTGGGGAGTCGAGCATCCCGAAGGCGGCCCGGAGATGCTGATGCACGCGGGCAACCTGTTCACCTACAACGCGATGCAGGCGATCGTGCCGGAGACCGGCTACGGCTTCGCCGTGATGACCAACGGCGCCTCCCTGCACGAGAGCAGCTACGACATCCTCATGGGCCTGGTCGCGCTGAGCGAGGGGAAGACGCCTCCTGAGCTGAGCAACGGCAGGCAGCAGAACGAGCTGGTGCTGGGAGCGATTTCGCTGGTGGCTGTCGGGTTGGGCGTGCTCGGCGCGGTGCGCTCCCGCCGGTGGGCGGCCAAGCGCGCCGGGCGTTCCGGGTGGCTGATCGGCCTGCGCGTGGTGCCGTTGCTGATCCCGCTCGCCATCTTCGTCGCCTACCCGGACCTGGTCTCGTTCATCAGCAACGGCCGCACCGTCACCTGGTCACAGATGACGTACTTCCCGCTGCCGCTGACCGTCACGCTGCTGATCGCCGCGCTGGCCGGGGTGAGCACGGTGGCGTTCCGGTTGGTGCGGCTGCGTTCCGCGCGAGCTGCGGGGCGAGTCGCAGATGCGCTCTAA
- a CDS encoding MFS transporter, with translation MGLRRHDQRSDSPRAGWGAGHRGKRGSYADGGGAARWGAPPEGAERDSAEPMEPEAAERGRERAERGERRRSGGAERGEHAERAEHRFEAADRGGAERPGRGARRYPWEEDPDYEQPRSRSRRLPPLPEDHSSQEQDEEPEVEKPRGTAPPKKLTVTRVAAWRSRDLTQRAMRMFFSLAHADGADRSGLAKFTYAVMGNYAVDAAMAVALANTLFFSAATGESKDKVALYLLITVAPFAVIAPVIGPALDRLQQGRRYALAASFAVRVLLAAVMALNFDSWLLYPAALGCMVLSKSFGVLKAAMTPRVLPSQITLTKANSRLTAFGMAAGGIFGAIASGFAYLLGSEGALWFMAAMAAGGVWLCLRMPGWVESTEGEVPASIGGRPQPKKVPLSGHVVVALWGNGGIRVLTGFLTLFAAFVIKQSTQHEPFMQLVQLGMVGGAAGIGSFLGNALGSKMHFGKPDRVIIACLGSALVVAVCAAVLAGLPLAVVVGLIAATASALAKVCLDAVIQHDMPEESRASAFGKSETILQLSWVFGGALGVLLPPVYWIGFAVVAALLALVLAQTITAGRGGTLVPQLRRKAAPAAERAAAKS, from the coding sequence ATGGGTTTGCGACGCCATGACCAGCGCTCGGACTCCCCGCGCGCAGGCTGGGGCGCCGGGCATCGCGGCAAGCGCGGCTCCTACGCCGACGGCGGAGGCGCTGCGCGCTGGGGCGCGCCTCCGGAGGGTGCGGAGCGCGACAGCGCGGAGCCTATGGAGCCTGAGGCCGCGGAGCGCGGGCGCGAACGCGCGGAGCGGGGTGAGCGTCGGCGGAGCGGGGGCGCGGAGCGGGGCGAGCACGCGGAGCGGGCGGAGCACCGGTTCGAGGCGGCCGACCGGGGCGGCGCGGAGCGCCCCGGTAGGGGCGCGAGGCGGTATCCGTGGGAGGAGGATCCCGACTACGAGCAGCCGCGGAGCCGGTCTCGGCGGCTTCCTCCGCTGCCCGAGGACCACTCGTCCCAGGAGCAGGACGAGGAGCCCGAGGTCGAGAAGCCTCGTGGGACCGCGCCGCCGAAGAAGCTGACGGTCACCCGTGTCGCCGCCTGGCGGAGTCGGGATCTCACGCAGCGCGCGATGCGGATGTTCTTCTCGCTCGCGCACGCCGATGGTGCCGACCGGTCCGGGCTCGCGAAGTTCACCTATGCCGTGATGGGCAACTACGCGGTGGACGCCGCGATGGCGGTCGCGCTGGCCAACACGCTTTTCTTCTCCGCCGCGACCGGGGAGAGCAAGGACAAGGTCGCGCTCTACCTGCTGATCACGGTCGCACCGTTCGCGGTGATCGCGCCGGTCATCGGGCCCGCGCTGGACCGGCTGCAGCAGGGGCGCCGGTACGCGCTGGCCGCTTCCTTCGCGGTCCGGGTGCTGCTCGCCGCCGTGATGGCGCTGAACTTCGACAGCTGGCTGCTGTACCCGGCCGCGCTGGGCTGCATGGTGCTGTCGAAGTCCTTCGGCGTGCTGAAGGCGGCCATGACACCGCGCGTGCTGCCCTCGCAGATCACGCTGACCAAGGCCAATTCCCGGTTGACCGCATTCGGCATGGCCGCGGGCGGGATCTTCGGCGCGATCGCGTCGGGCTTCGCGTACCTGCTCGGTTCCGAGGGCGCGTTGTGGTTCATGGCGGCGATGGCCGCCGGTGGCGTGTGGCTGTGCCTGCGGATGCCGGGCTGGGTCGAGAGCACCGAGGGCGAGGTGCCCGCGTCGATCGGTGGCCGACCGCAGCCGAAGAAGGTGCCGCTGAGCGGGCACGTCGTGGTCGCGCTGTGGGGCAACGGCGGCATCCGGGTGCTGACCGGGTTCCTGACCCTGTTCGCCGCGTTCGTGATCAAGCAGAGCACCCAGCACGAGCCGTTCATGCAGCTGGTGCAGCTCGGCATGGTCGGCGGCGCGGCCGGGATCGGCAGCTTCCTCGGCAACGCGCTGGGCTCGAAGATGCACTTCGGCAAGCCGGACCGGGTGATCATCGCCTGCCTGGGCAGCGCCTTGGTGGTGGCGGTCTGCGCCGCGGTGCTGGCCGGGTTGCCGCTGGCCGTGGTCGTCGGCCTGATCGCGGCGACGGCGAGCGCGCTGGCCAAGGTCTGCCTCGACGCGGTGATCCAGCACGACATGCCGGAGGAGTCGCGGGCCTCGGCGTTCGGCAAGTCGGAGACGATCTTGCAGCTCAGCTGGGTCTTCGGCGGCGCGCTGGGCGTCCTGCTGCCACCCGTCTACTGGATCGGCTTCGCCGTGGTGGCCGCGCTGCTGGCCCTGGTGCTGGCACAGACGATCACCGCGGGTCGGGGCGGCACCCTGGTGCCACAGCTGAGGCGCAAGGCCGCACCAGCAGCCGAGCGAGCAGCGGCCAAGTCGTGA
- a CDS encoding AMP-binding protein has translation MGDPSHAFVGEVVDVDAVQLSYDSGVSDVPLLGETIGANLDRLAARFPERDALVECATGRRWTYREFVADVDALATGLLDAGIGKGDRVGIWAPNRSEWTLVQYATAKIGAILVNINPAYRAHELEYVLNQARIRMLVSAKSFKSSDYVDLVEQVRPKCAGLERVVFLGDPEWERLAGASADASRLAAIELSADEPINIQYTSGTTGFPKGATLSHHNILNNGFFVGELCGYTEVDRVAIVPPFYHCFGMVMGNLACTSHGAAMVIPAEGFDPVSALSAVATERCTSLYGVPTMFIAELEHPRFAEFDLSSLRTGIMAGSPCPVEVMKQVIDRMGMREVSICYGMTETSPVSTQTRADDSLERRVSTVGRVGPHLEVKVVDPVTGLTVPRGTPGELCTRGYSVMLGYWEQPDRTAEVIDAARWMHTGDLAVMDADGYVSITGRIKDMVIRGGENIYPREIEEFLYTHPDVVDAQVIGVPDARYGEELMAWVRLREGAEPLTAEGLREFCTGKLAHYKIPRYVHLVDEFPMTVTGKIRKVEMREIAKGLLDED, from the coding sequence ATGGGTGATCCGTCTCACGCGTTCGTCGGGGAGGTAGTCGACGTGGATGCCGTCCAGCTGAGCTACGACTCGGGCGTTTCGGACGTGCCGCTGCTGGGGGAGACGATCGGGGCGAACCTCGACCGGCTCGCCGCGCGGTTCCCCGAGCGCGATGCCCTGGTGGAGTGCGCGACCGGCCGGCGCTGGACCTACCGGGAGTTCGTGGCCGACGTGGACGCGCTGGCGACCGGCCTGCTGGACGCCGGGATCGGCAAGGGCGACCGGGTCGGGATCTGGGCGCCGAACCGCTCGGAGTGGACGCTGGTCCAGTACGCGACCGCGAAGATCGGCGCGATCCTGGTCAACATCAACCCCGCCTACCGGGCGCACGAGCTGGAGTACGTGCTCAACCAGGCCAGGATCCGGATGCTGGTCTCGGCGAAGTCGTTCAAGTCCTCCGACTACGTCGATCTCGTCGAGCAGGTGCGGCCGAAGTGCGCCGGCCTGGAGCGGGTGGTGTTCCTGGGCGATCCCGAGTGGGAGCGGCTGGCCGGAGCGAGCGCGGACGCGTCGCGGCTTGCCGCGATCGAGCTCTCCGCCGACGAACCGATCAACATCCAGTACACCTCGGGCACCACCGGGTTCCCCAAGGGCGCGACGCTGTCGCACCACAACATCCTGAACAACGGGTTCTTCGTCGGAGAGCTGTGCGGCTACACCGAGGTGGACCGGGTGGCGATCGTGCCGCCGTTCTACCACTGCTTCGGCATGGTGATGGGCAACCTGGCGTGCACCAGCCACGGCGCGGCGATGGTGATCCCGGCGGAGGGCTTCGACCCGGTCTCGGCGCTGTCCGCGGTGGCCACCGAGCGGTGCACGTCGCTGTACGGGGTGCCCACGATGTTCATCGCCGAGCTGGAGCACCCGCGCTTCGCCGAGTTCGACCTGTCCTCGCTGCGCACCGGGATCATGGCGGGCTCGCCGTGCCCGGTGGAGGTGATGAAGCAGGTCATCGACCGGATGGGGATGCGGGAGGTGTCGATCTGCTACGGCATGACCGAGACCTCGCCGGTGTCCACCCAGACCCGCGCCGACGACTCGCTGGAGCGCCGGGTGTCCACCGTCGGGCGCGTCGGCCCGCACCTGGAGGTCAAGGTCGTCGACCCGGTCACCGGGCTGACCGTGCCGCGCGGCACGCCGGGTGAGCTGTGCACCCGCGGCTACTCGGTGATGCTGGGCTACTGGGAGCAGCCGGACCGGACGGCCGAGGTGATCGACGCGGCCCGCTGGATGCACACCGGCGACCTGGCGGTGATGGACGCCGACGGCTACGTCAGCATCACCGGCCGGATCAAGGACATGGTGATCCGCGGCGGCGAGAACATCTACCCGCGCGAGATCGAGGAGTTCCTCTACACCCACCCCGACGTGGTGGACGCGCAGGTCATCGGCGTTCCGGACGCGCGCTACGGCGAGGAGCTGATGGCCTGGGTGCGGCTGCGCGAGGGCGCGGAGCCGCTGACGGCCGAGGGGCTGCGGGAGTTCTGCACCGGCAAGCTGGCGCACTACAAGATCCCGCGCTACGTGCACCTGGTGGACGAGTTCCCGATGACGGTCACCGGCAAGATCCGCAAGGTGGAGATGCGCGAGATCGCCAAGGGCCTCCTCGACGAGGACTGA
- a CDS encoding sensor histidine kinase → MRNAAVLLVIVGACVVNSFDLDVVPLWRQVVFVVLAVAGYLHGRHLPVRHGWVVFALAAVPGVVDLAIYAGRGIGTLVLLAVFVGLPWLAGRFRRQQAELIESGRKRVAQMEREQEFVAERARLRERARIASDMHDSLGNDLALIALRAGSLELAADATEANRQAAAELRATAVQATDRLRQTIGMLREKTSETLTPPDEPVEALVDRARGAGMDVLLRRGGEPLGIPSTVDRAAYRVVQEALTNAARYARGAQVVVRIDREPEELVVVVHNTAVDAAPMVSGSGSGLLALAERVGLLGGTFRAAPEQGFTVTARLPCPAESAWPPMKEKL, encoded by the coding sequence GTGAGGAACGCAGCGGTACTGCTGGTCATCGTCGGGGCGTGCGTGGTCAACTCGTTCGACCTCGACGTGGTTCCGCTGTGGCGGCAGGTGGTGTTCGTGGTGCTGGCCGTGGCGGGTTACCTGCACGGCCGGCACCTCCCGGTGCGGCACGGCTGGGTCGTGTTCGCGCTGGCCGCGGTGCCGGGCGTGGTCGACCTGGCCATCTACGCCGGACGCGGGATCGGCACCTTGGTGCTGCTGGCGGTGTTCGTGGGGCTGCCGTGGCTGGCCGGGCGGTTCCGCCGCCAGCAGGCCGAGCTGATCGAGTCCGGGCGCAAGCGCGTCGCGCAGATGGAGCGGGAGCAGGAGTTCGTCGCCGAGCGCGCCCGCCTGCGCGAGCGCGCCCGGATCGCCTCGGACATGCACGACTCGCTCGGCAACGACCTGGCACTGATCGCGCTGCGCGCCGGATCGCTGGAGCTCGCCGCCGATGCGACCGAGGCCAACCGGCAGGCGGCGGCCGAGCTGCGGGCAACGGCGGTGCAGGCCACCGACCGCTTGCGGCAGACGATCGGGATGCTGCGGGAGAAGACGTCGGAAACCCTGACCCCGCCGGACGAACCGGTGGAGGCGCTGGTCGACCGGGCGCGCGGTGCGGGAATGGACGTGCTGCTGCGCCGCGGCGGTGAACCGCTCGGCATACCGTCCACAGTGGATCGAGCCGCGTACCGAGTGGTGCAGGAAGCGCTGACCAACGCCGCACGTTATGCACGCGGCGCGCAGGTCGTGGTCCGGATCGACCGCGAGCCGGAGGAGCTGGTGGTCGTCGTGCACAACACCGCCGTCGACGCCGCACCGATGGTCTCGGGGAGCGGTAGCGGGCTGCTGGCGCTGGCCGAACGAGTCGGGCTGCTCGGTGGCACGTTCCGCGCGGCGCCGGAACAGGGGTTCACGGTGACTGCGCGACTGCCCTGCCCGGCAGAATCAGCGTGGCCGCCGATGAAGGAGAAGTTGTGA
- a CDS encoding response regulator, whose product MIRVLLADDEAMIRAGVRSILATDPGIEVVAEAADGRQAVELAAQHQPDVALLDIRMPVLDGLAAAAELARVQPEVAVVVLTTFDEDEFVARALGDGARGFLLKAADPRELIIGVRAVADGAAYLSPRIAHRVIAEVNGGALSRRAAARERVAALTPREREVLGLVGSGLSNQDIAGRLFLAEGTVKAHVRAILQRLGANNRVQAAITAYEAGLVGD is encoded by the coding sequence GTGATTCGCGTGCTGCTGGCCGACGACGAGGCGATGATCCGCGCCGGTGTCCGCTCGATCCTGGCCACCGACCCGGGGATCGAGGTGGTCGCCGAAGCCGCGGACGGGCGTCAGGCCGTCGAGCTGGCCGCCCAGCACCAGCCGGACGTGGCGCTGCTGGACATCCGGATGCCGGTGCTCGACGGCTTGGCCGCCGCCGCGGAGCTGGCGCGGGTGCAGCCGGAGGTGGCGGTCGTGGTGCTCACGACCTTCGACGAGGACGAGTTCGTGGCGCGGGCGCTCGGCGACGGTGCCCGCGGATTCCTCCTCAAAGCCGCCGACCCGCGCGAGCTGATCATCGGTGTCCGCGCGGTCGCCGACGGCGCGGCGTACCTGTCACCGCGGATCGCCCACCGGGTGATCGCCGAGGTCAACGGTGGTGCGCTGTCCCGGCGTGCTGCTGCCCGGGAGCGGGTGGCGGCGCTGACGCCGCGCGAGCGCGAGGTGCTGGGCCTGGTCGGTTCCGGGTTGTCGAACCAGGACATCGCGGGACGGCTGTTCTTGGCCGAGGGCACGGTCAAAGCGCACGTCAGGGCGATCTTGCAGCGCCTGGGCGCTAACAACCGCGTCCAGGCCGCGATCACCGCTTACGAGGCCGGCCTGGTCGGGGACTGA
- a CDS encoding R2-like ligand-binding oxidase, translated as MTSTSAHHREGFHSLRASGLNWDSLPLRLFSKGNAKFWNPADIDFTQDAEDWQRLDEDEQRSVAGLCAQFIAGEEAVTQDLQPFMAAMSAEGRFGDEMYLTQFVFEEAKHTQVFRLWMDAVGLTDDLHWYVEQNPGYREIFYRLLPESLHALHADPSPENQVRASVTYNHIVEGTLALTGYYAWHKICVSRGILPGMQQVVRHIGDDERRHMAWGTFTCRRHVAADERNWEVVEDQMARVLPHAVAQVQWRPDEAPEVLPFELDKDELTAYATDRATRRLGAISSARGMPLSQIDVDASPERLEDQFGEEDAAELAKLR; from the coding sequence ATGACGAGCACGTCCGCGCACCACCGCGAAGGTTTCCACTCCCTGCGAGCCAGCGGCCTGAACTGGGACTCCCTGCCGTTGCGGCTGTTCAGCAAGGGCAACGCGAAGTTCTGGAACCCCGCCGACATCGACTTCACCCAGGACGCCGAGGACTGGCAGCGGCTCGACGAGGACGAGCAGCGCAGCGTGGCCGGCCTGTGCGCGCAGTTCATCGCCGGTGAGGAAGCCGTCACCCAGGACCTCCAGCCGTTCATGGCCGCGATGTCCGCCGAGGGCCGCTTCGGCGACGAGATGTACCTCACCCAGTTCGTCTTCGAGGAGGCCAAGCACACCCAGGTCTTCCGGCTGTGGATGGACGCCGTCGGCCTCACCGACGACCTGCACTGGTACGTCGAGCAGAACCCCGGCTACCGGGAGATCTTCTACAGGCTGCTGCCGGAATCACTGCACGCGCTGCACGCCGACCCCAGCCCGGAGAACCAGGTGCGGGCGTCGGTCACCTACAACCACATCGTCGAGGGCACCCTCGCGCTGACCGGCTACTACGCCTGGCACAAGATCTGCGTCAGCCGCGGCATCCTGCCCGGCATGCAGCAGGTCGTCCGGCACATCGGCGACGACGAGCGCCGCCACATGGCGTGGGGCACCTTCACCTGCCGCCGCCACGTCGCCGCCGACGAGCGCAACTGGGAGGTGGTGGAGGACCAGATGGCGCGGGTGCTGCCGCACGCGGTCGCCCAGGTCCAGTGGCGACCGGACGAGGCACCCGAGGTGCTGCCGTTCGAACTGGACAAGGACGAGCTCACCGCCTACGCCACCGACCGCGCGACCCGCCGCCTCGGCGCGATCTCCAGCGCCCGCGGCATGCCGCTGAGCCAGATCGACGTCGACGCCTCCCCGGAACGCCTGGAGGACCAGTTCGGCGAGGAGGACGCGGCCGAACTCGCCAAACTCCGCTGA
- a CDS encoding DUF2771 family protein, with product MHRGLKPLLAVAGVALVAGCAAPSEPQVTFYSHGRSVEVAPAQYCDPTGENCTTSPDAVGDLRVPERAPLQISVPGKVAETPWQVVFLYRGANGEELDGRSPVFAPDERHAYTLQLPPDGTRLEHVEVQQFSAVLTEGVDGGVDFGIGGSWVLNVQQQ from the coding sequence GTGCATCGTGGACTGAAGCCGCTGCTGGCGGTGGCGGGCGTGGCGCTCGTCGCCGGCTGTGCCGCGCCGAGCGAACCGCAGGTCACCTTCTACTCCCACGGGAGGTCGGTGGAGGTCGCGCCCGCGCAGTACTGCGACCCGACCGGGGAGAACTGCACGACTTCGCCCGACGCGGTCGGCGACCTGCGGGTTCCGGAGCGCGCTCCGCTGCAGATCTCGGTGCCCGGCAAGGTCGCCGAAACGCCGTGGCAGGTGGTGTTCCTCTACCGCGGGGCCAACGGCGAGGAGCTGGACGGGCGCAGCCCGGTCTTCGCACCGGACGAGCGGCACGCCTACACGCTCCAGCTGCCGCCGGACGGCACGCGCCTGGAGCACGTCGAGGTCCAGCAGTTCTCGGCGGTGCTGACCGAGGGCGTCGACGGCGGCGTGGACTTCGGCATCGGCGGCAGCTGGGTGCTCAACGTCCAGCAGCAGTGA
- a CDS encoding HAD family hydrolase, producing MAAQRTGPTVGFDLDMTLIDPRPGMVRAIEELNREFGLSIDGEHFASNLGPPLYDSMRGYGFDDAMAQRLVRHFRTVYPTVVVEATTALPGAAEALAAVRELGGRTLVITGKYQPNAELHLKALGWEVDRLAGDVFAAAKGDVLREEGANCYVGDHLGDIVGARAARATAVAVATGPFDVDQLTDADVVLRDLTEFPAWLAQRF from the coding sequence GTGGCAGCTCAGCGCACCGGACCGACCGTCGGCTTCGACCTGGACATGACCCTGATCGACCCGCGCCCCGGCATGGTCCGCGCGATCGAGGAGCTCAACCGCGAGTTCGGCCTGAGCATCGACGGCGAGCACTTCGCGTCCAACCTCGGCCCGCCGCTGTACGACTCGATGCGCGGCTACGGCTTCGACGACGCCATGGCGCAGCGGCTGGTTCGCCACTTCCGGACCGTCTACCCGACGGTCGTGGTCGAGGCGACGACGGCGCTGCCGGGCGCGGCCGAGGCGCTCGCGGCGGTGCGCGAGCTGGGCGGCCGGACGCTGGTGATCACCGGCAAGTACCAGCCGAACGCGGAACTGCACCTCAAGGCCCTCGGCTGGGAGGTGGACCGGCTGGCCGGGGACGTCTTCGCCGCCGCGAAGGGAGACGTGCTGCGCGAGGAGGGCGCGAACTGCTACGTCGGCGACCACCTCGGTGACATCGTCGGCGCGCGGGCCGCGCGCGCCACTGCCGTCGCGGTCGCCACCGGGCCCTTCGACGTCGATCAGCTGACCGACGCTGACGTCGTGCTGCGCGACCTCACCGAATTCCCGGCCTGGCTCGCGCAGCGCTTCTGA